Proteins encoded within one genomic window of Macrobrachium nipponense isolate FS-2020 chromosome 9, ASM1510439v2, whole genome shotgun sequence:
- the LOC135217962 gene encoding facilitated trehalose transporter Tret1-2 homolog isoform X1, which translates to MKSFTKQIVAGIAGGLLTTGSMAVWGYPAAALPQLEREDSKVHLTTEQASWFASLTLMMSIPGPVIAASIYEKFGPRKMMLVLTPILCLSFMATSLASLEVMSTMGLAQIILLSSRVAQGSAVALLISILNVYVYEICGLGLRGIMVGLSEFWASLGYLICYFLACFYSWDKVALIIPVAVIIPSFIGVVISPESPLWLARAGKAEEALEVFKKVRCNETEILLDQKVASETKKPQTCCKSLQILTKRCHLKAVVASCLIFILNQFTGFSIIAIYVVHIFDAAGVGLSPQWSSVIVGLFRSVFAAVSGLILHRAPRRLFLIVGCIFTGVANGIIGIFFYLQYNGHDVSSLGWLPLFGLALYMTGYSGSVGATTWTSAVEVLPESVRSIGFGLGITSYSITAFLLSKFFVDLKIIMGLYGIFWLFSCGSFVFALVTLFYIPETLNKSLQDIRDYWEKH; encoded by the exons ATTGTCGCAGGAATCGCCGGCGGTCTCCTCACGACAGGATCCATGGCCGTCTGGGGCTACCCAGCAGCGGCGCTTCctcagttagagagagaagactccAAGGTTCACCTGACTACTGAGCAGGCGAGCTGGTTTG CATCCTTGACACTGATGATGAGCATCCCCGGGCCAGTCATAGCGGCTTCTATTTACGAAAAGTTTGGCCCAAGAAAGATGATGCTTGTTTTAACACcgattctctgtctgtctttcatgGCCACTTCCTTGGCTTCGTTGGAGGTTATGTCGACGATGGGTCTGGCGCAAATTATCCTTCTGTCTAGTCGCGTCGCACAA GGTTCTGCCGTCGCTCTGCTTATCTCTATCCTTAACGTATATGTTTATGAGATCTGTGGACTCGGTCTCAGAGGCATTATGGTTGGCCTCAGTGAATTTTGGGCATCCTTAGGCTATTTGATTTGCTATTTCTTAGCCTGTTTTTATTCGTGGGACAAAGTCGCTCTGATTATACCAGTTGCCGTAATCATCCCAAGCTTTATTGGCGTAGTCATATCGCCAGAATCTCCTCTTTGGTTAGCAAGGGCTGGTAAAGCGGAAGAAGCTCTGGAAGTCTTCAAGAAAGTTCGCTGCAATGAGACAGAAATCCTATTAGATCAGAAAGTTGCTTCTGAAACGAAGAAGCCTCAGACGTGCTGTAAATCTCTCCAGATATTGACGAAGAGGTGTCATTTGAAAGCAGTGGTTGCCTCGTGCTTAATCTTCATCCTTAACCAGTTCACTGGTTTCTCCATCATAGCTATATACGTCGTCCATATCTTCGATGCAGCAGGTGTCGGACTTTCCCCGCAGTGGAGCTCTGTTATCGTAGGGTTATTCCGCTCTGTCTTCGCCGCCGTTTCCGGTTTGATCTTGCACAGAGCTCCACGAAGATTATTCCTCATTGTTGGTTGTATTTTCACCGGTGTCGCCAATGGGATCATTGGAATCTTCTTCTATCTGCAGTATAATGGACATGATGTGTCTTCCCTGGGGTGGTTACCGCTGTTTGGTCTCGCCTTGTACATGACTGGATATTCTGGGTCTGTTGGAGCTACGACGTGGACAAGTGCAGTCGAAGTATTGCCCGAGTCTGTTCGGTCCATAGGTTTTGGATTAGGTATCACAAGTTATTCCATAACTGCCtttcttctgtcaaaattttTCGTAGATCTGAAGATTATTATGGGGCTGTACGGAATATTTTGGCTATTCTCTTGTGGATCATTTGTTTTTGCTTTAGTTACTCTCTTCTATATTCCCGAGACACTAAATAAGTCTTTACAGGATATAAGAGATTACTGGGAGAAACACTGA
- the LOC135217962 gene encoding facilitated trehalose transporter Tret1-2 homolog isoform X2: MAVWGYPAAALPQLEREDSKVHLTTEQASWFASLTLMMSIPGPVIAASIYEKFGPRKMMLVLTPILCLSFMATSLASLEVMSTMGLAQIILLSSRVAQGSAVALLISILNVYVYEICGLGLRGIMVGLSEFWASLGYLICYFLACFYSWDKVALIIPVAVIIPSFIGVVISPESPLWLARAGKAEEALEVFKKVRCNETEILLDQKVASETKKPQTCCKSLQILTKRCHLKAVVASCLIFILNQFTGFSIIAIYVVHIFDAAGVGLSPQWSSVIVGLFRSVFAAVSGLILHRAPRRLFLIVGCIFTGVANGIIGIFFYLQYNGHDVSSLGWLPLFGLALYMTGYSGSVGATTWTSAVEVLPESVRSIGFGLGITSYSITAFLLSKFFVDLKIIMGLYGIFWLFSCGSFVFALVTLFYIPETLNKSLQDIRDYWEKH, encoded by the exons ATGGCCGTCTGGGGCTACCCAGCAGCGGCGCTTCctcagttagagagagaagactccAAGGTTCACCTGACTACTGAGCAGGCGAGCTGGTTTG CATCCTTGACACTGATGATGAGCATCCCCGGGCCAGTCATAGCGGCTTCTATTTACGAAAAGTTTGGCCCAAGAAAGATGATGCTTGTTTTAACACcgattctctgtctgtctttcatgGCCACTTCCTTGGCTTCGTTGGAGGTTATGTCGACGATGGGTCTGGCGCAAATTATCCTTCTGTCTAGTCGCGTCGCACAA GGTTCTGCCGTCGCTCTGCTTATCTCTATCCTTAACGTATATGTTTATGAGATCTGTGGACTCGGTCTCAGAGGCATTATGGTTGGCCTCAGTGAATTTTGGGCATCCTTAGGCTATTTGATTTGCTATTTCTTAGCCTGTTTTTATTCGTGGGACAAAGTCGCTCTGATTATACCAGTTGCCGTAATCATCCCAAGCTTTATTGGCGTAGTCATATCGCCAGAATCTCCTCTTTGGTTAGCAAGGGCTGGTAAAGCGGAAGAAGCTCTGGAAGTCTTCAAGAAAGTTCGCTGCAATGAGACAGAAATCCTATTAGATCAGAAAGTTGCTTCTGAAACGAAGAAGCCTCAGACGTGCTGTAAATCTCTCCAGATATTGACGAAGAGGTGTCATTTGAAAGCAGTGGTTGCCTCGTGCTTAATCTTCATCCTTAACCAGTTCACTGGTTTCTCCATCATAGCTATATACGTCGTCCATATCTTCGATGCAGCAGGTGTCGGACTTTCCCCGCAGTGGAGCTCTGTTATCGTAGGGTTATTCCGCTCTGTCTTCGCCGCCGTTTCCGGTTTGATCTTGCACAGAGCTCCACGAAGATTATTCCTCATTGTTGGTTGTATTTTCACCGGTGTCGCCAATGGGATCATTGGAATCTTCTTCTATCTGCAGTATAATGGACATGATGTGTCTTCCCTGGGGTGGTTACCGCTGTTTGGTCTCGCCTTGTACATGACTGGATATTCTGGGTCTGTTGGAGCTACGACGTGGACAAGTGCAGTCGAAGTATTGCCCGAGTCTGTTCGGTCCATAGGTTTTGGATTAGGTATCACAAGTTATTCCATAACTGCCtttcttctgtcaaaattttTCGTAGATCTGAAGATTATTATGGGGCTGTACGGAATATTTTGGCTATTCTCTTGTGGATCATTTGTTTTTGCTTTAGTTACTCTCTTCTATATTCCCGAGACACTAAATAAGTCTTTACAGGATATAAGAGATTACTGGGAGAAACACTGA